The following proteins come from a genomic window of Onychomys torridus unplaced genomic scaffold, mOncTor1.1, whole genome shotgun sequence:
- the LOC118575172 gene encoding paired immunoglobulin-like type 2 receptor alpha → MENAQDWIRQEAQVEERRARHGLLSCLVSLLVSLPGGNQAMAWILLLLLSAACLQAGDGFRSPSFPCYSAGSKYTFGVDQPARLSGVQGGSIEIPFSFYFPWELAENPQMRILWRWKHFHGKYIYNSTPPFIHKHFKNRLILNWTQPQTSGVLRILNLTEKHQSTYFCRVHMNTQMGMTAFQSIVGTQLTTTPGEHTPGQALVALAS, encoded by the exons ATGGAAAATGCACAGGACTGGATAAGACAGGAGGCCcaggtggaagagaggagagcCCGGCATG GGCTCCTCTCCTGCCTGGTGTCTCTGCTGGTCTCACTTCCTGGAGGGAATCAGGCCATGGCTTggatcctgcttctgctgctgtcagCTGCATGCCTGCAAGCTGGTGA TGGCTTCAGATCCCCCTCCTTTCCATGTTACTCCGCAGGATCTAAATATACCTTTGGGGTTGACCAACCAGCACGCCTCTCTGGTGTCCAGGGCGGCTCCATCgagatccccttctccttctacttcccctGGGAGTTGGCAGAGAATCCACAGATGAGGATTCTCTGGAGATGGAAGCACTTCCATGGGAAATATATCTACAACTCCACCCCACCCTTCATACATAAGCATTTCAAGAACCGGCTCATCCTGAACTGGACACAGCCTCAGACATCTGGAGTCCTCAGAATCCTCAACTTGACAGAGAAGCACCAGAGCACATACTTCTGCCGAGTTCATATGAACACACAAATGGGCATGACAGCGTTTCAGTCAATTGTTGGAACCCAACTCACCACCACTCCTGGTGAGCACACCCCAGGTCAGGCTTTGGTGGCCCTGGCTTCTTGA